The sequence TGGATTGCAGGGAGGAAATACGATCTTATAAGCCCGTCGGAGCTGTTGAGTTTCAGATACGAAAATAAAAGCGTAGGTGCGCTGAATTCTTTGTTGTGTATAGTTATGTTGATACCTTACGCCTCTGTGCAGCTAATTGGAGCAGGCTATCTCGTCGAAACTTTATCAGACGGCTCTTTAAGTTATACGACTGGTACCGTCATTGCTGCCATTGTCACCTTTGTTTTTTGTTGGTGGGCAGGTCTCCGTTCGGTGGCCCGCACCGACGCTCTCCAGGCGGTTATCATGTTCGTAGCCAGCCTCATGCTTGTAGGTTATCTGGCCTTGAAGTTGGGTGGTGGCGGTTTTCACAGGGTCCTCGTCGCCGAAAGAAGTGATTTGCTTCGCCTTAACTGGTCGCCCTCCTTTTTTGTGGGATTGACATTACCCTGGGCTTTTTTTGCAATCACTAACCCACAGGTGGTACAACGCCTTTTCATTCCAAAGGATTGCATCAGCATAAGAAGGATGATAGTGGGTTTTTCCTATTTCGGTTTCTTTTACACTGTGATTTGTTGCATATTGGGGTTGATGGCCGCGTTGATGGTGCCGGGCCTTGATCTTCCCGATAATGCGATGCCTATGTTGTTGAAAGAAGTTCCGCCGGCCATTTCGGTAGTGGTATTTGTGAGCATATTGGCTGCGGCGGTATCGACGATGAATTCCATCGTCCTTACCTTGGGCAACATGTTCGGAAGGGATTTGCTCAAGGCCTGTAACCCGGGCCTTTCTGAAGAAAAAGAGCTGGCCATTTCCAAAATCATCATAGTGTGCTTAATAGCGGCTTGCCTTTTATTTTCTCAGCTTAAGCTCGACTTGATCGTTGTACTGTCCTCGCTTGCTTCGGGGGGGTTGCTCGTGCAATTGCCCTCGATCATTGGAGCCTTTTTTTGGAAAAAGTCCAGCGCCAAGGGAGCGTTGGC comes from Acetomicrobium thermoterrenum DSM 13490 and encodes:
- a CDS encoding sodium:solute symporter family protein, whose product is MTASLLMASVGLWFVIGSYISYSSRQRGKIDLADYFLGSRRINGFVSAMTYSATTYSAFMMVGLVGLTYRYGVAALGFELTYLMGTVILLVLFAPRYWIAGRKYDLISPSELLSFRYENKSVGALNSLLCIVMLIPYASVQLIGAGYLVETLSDGSLSYTTGTVIAAIVTFVFCWWAGLRSVARTDALQAVIMFVASLMLVGYLALKLGGGGFHRVLVAERSDLLRLNWSPSFFVGLTLPWAFFAITNPQVVQRLFIPKDCISIRRMIVGFSYFGFFYTVICCILGLMAALMVPGLDLPDNAMPMLLKEVPPAISVVVFVSILAAAVSTMNSIVLTLGNMFGRDLLKACNPGLSEEKELAISKIIIVCLIAACLLFSQLKLDLIVVLSSLASGGLLVQLPSIIGAFFWKKSSAKGALASILVGGITVGFLTVANLKPLGQWPAIWGLLVSSVAFVLISKKTQPPKGAESFLRELKEDLTAKFGF